A stretch of Aerococcus christensenii DNA encodes these proteins:
- the rnjA gene encoding ribonuclease J1 codes for MAFEVRPDEVYVFAIGGLGEIGKNMYVVQYQDEIIIMDNGVKFPDDDLPGIDYVISDYSYLIENQEKVKGIFISHGHEDHIGGIPWLLKQANFPIYADRLASALIEAKLEEHGLLKETELHVVNDDDVIPFDQVEVSFFTVNHSIPEASGIIVSTPVGKIAFTGDYKFDFTPIGRQADLQKMARLGEEGLLLLLADSTNSEVPGWTMSEHYVKNSLREIMTPIEGRIIFASFASNISRLTEAIDIAVATNRKITVFGRSMENNFQNAQEIGYFNIPEGTFIEPNQINDYPDNEIMIMCTGSQGEPLAALSRIANGTHRQVSIHPTDTVVFSSSPIPGNYSSVNNLINRLLEAGAEVVHGKINNVHTSGHATQEQQKLMLRLMKPKFFMPVHGEYRMLCIHGETAQAVGIPEENIIIHDNGQVAALSKNSWREAGRVPASDVYVDGAGIGDIGNIVLRDRHNLADNGILIVVVTVDFSNNELVAGPDIVSRGFIYMRESEDLIKDAQKVIQTTVIGHLNSGKNVNEKILRDSIQNSLYPFIHKRTKRSPMILPVIMTV; via the coding sequence ATGGCTTTTGAAGTCAGACCAGATGAAGTTTATGTTTTTGCCATTGGGGGTCTAGGAGAGATCGGCAAGAACATGTATGTCGTCCAGTACCAAGACGAAATCATTATCATGGACAATGGGGTGAAGTTTCCAGATGATGATCTTCCAGGAATCGATTATGTGATCTCTGACTATTCCTATCTCATTGAGAACCAAGAAAAGGTCAAGGGAATCTTTATCTCCCACGGACACGAGGACCACATTGGAGGCATCCCTTGGCTTCTCAAACAAGCAAATTTTCCAATTTATGCTGACCGCTTAGCCTCTGCACTCATTGAAGCCAAGTTGGAAGAACATGGTCTCCTCAAAGAGACCGAACTTCACGTTGTCAATGACGACGATGTGATTCCCTTTGATCAGGTAGAAGTCAGCTTCTTTACCGTGAACCACTCGATTCCAGAAGCATCTGGGATCATTGTTTCAACCCCCGTGGGTAAAATCGCTTTTACGGGAGATTATAAGTTCGACTTCACTCCGATCGGTCGTCAAGCTGACCTGCAAAAAATGGCCCGCTTAGGAGAAGAAGGGCTTCTCCTTCTCTTAGCAGACTCTACTAACTCAGAAGTTCCTGGATGGACCATGTCTGAACATTACGTCAAAAATTCACTCAGAGAAATTATGACCCCGATAGAAGGACGGATTATCTTCGCTTCCTTCGCTTCCAATATCTCGCGCCTTACTGAAGCGATTGATATTGCGGTAGCCACCAACCGTAAAATTACGGTCTTTGGACGTTCCATGGAAAATAACTTCCAAAATGCCCAAGAAATTGGATACTTCAACATTCCAGAAGGAACCTTTATTGAACCGAACCAAATCAATGATTATCCAGATAACGAAATCATGATTATGTGTACGGGCTCCCAAGGTGAGCCACTCGCTGCTCTTAGCCGAATTGCGAATGGTACCCACCGTCAAGTCTCCATTCATCCGACAGATACCGTCGTCTTCTCTTCCTCCCCTATTCCAGGGAATTATTCCAGCGTGAATAACCTGATCAACCGTCTACTTGAAGCAGGGGCAGAAGTCGTCCACGGGAAAATCAATAACGTCCACACTTCTGGACATGCAACCCAAGAACAACAAAAATTAATGCTTCGTCTCATGAAGCCAAAATTCTTTATGCCTGTCCACGGTGAATACCGGATGCTCTGTATCCACGGTGAAACGGCTCAAGCTGTCGGCATTCCTGAAGAAAATATTATTATCCATGATAACGGTCAGGTGGCTGCCCTCAGCAAAAACTCCTGGAGAGAAGCCGGTCGCGTCCCAGCAAGTGACGTTTATGTCGATGGCGCGGGGATTGGCGATATCGGGAATATCGTTCTTCGCGACCGCCATAACCTAGCAGACAATGGTATTCTCATTGTCGTTGTGACAGTAGACTTCAGTAACAATGAACTCGTCGCAGGTCCTGATATTGTTTCCCGCGGATTTATCTATATGAGAGAATCTGAAGACCTAATTAAAGATGCCCAAAAAGTCATCCAAACAACAGTGATTGGACACCTTAATTCCGGAAAGAATGTCAATGAAAAGATTTTGCGAGATAGTATTCAAAACTCACTCTATCCTTTCATTCACAAACGGACGAAACGAAGCCCAATGATCCTACCTGTGATCATGACGGTCTAA
- a CDS encoding DNA-dependent RNA polymerase subunit epsilon, giving the protein MIFKIIYQENPKEPPLREKSKVLYVEGTDMITVRKQLRENTPYLVEYIQVLDEAHLAYEQQDPDFKLTEFSH; this is encoded by the coding sequence ATGATTTTTAAAATAATTTACCAAGAAAATCCCAAAGAACCCCCTTTACGGGAGAAAAGTAAGGTACTTTATGTCGAAGGTACCGATATGATCACCGTTCGCAAGCAATTACGAGAAAACACCCCCTATCTCGTGGAATATATCCAAGTCCTAGATGAAGCCCATCTTGCTTACGAGCAACAAGATCCTGATTTCAAACTCACGGAGTTTTCTCATTGA
- a CDS encoding HesB/YadR/YfhF family protein gives MEITLTDQAVQFFEKDMGLKEGQAVRFTSKVYGKTNIHEGLSVMTQLAQPKRPLITTQINGVTYFAEEADAWFYSGHSLNVDYNPNKESILFRFENPA, from the coding sequence ATGGAAATTACCTTAACTGATCAAGCTGTGCAATTTTTTGAAAAAGATATGGGACTAAAAGAGGGTCAAGCGGTACGTTTTACCTCTAAAGTTTATGGAAAAACCAATATTCACGAAGGTCTTTCTGTTATGACTCAACTGGCGCAACCAAAACGGCCCCTAATCACTACACAGATCAATGGTGTCACCTATTTCGCAGAAGAAGCGGATGCTTGGTTCTACTCTGGTCATTCCCTCAATGTTGACTACAACCCCAATAAGGAAAGTATCTTATTCCGATTCGAAAATCCAGCTTAA